Proteins encoded within one genomic window of Manis pentadactyla isolate mManPen7 chromosome 4, mManPen7.hap1, whole genome shotgun sequence:
- the LOC130683512 gene encoding leucine-rich repeat-containing protein 37A3-like, with protein sequence MQFLHTLNLSLNPLTTVEDSYFLKLRALKYLDMGKTQVTLKTLESIVMMSPKLEKLILPSRMACCLCQFKSNIEVFYNTVKLHCDSECLTNIAYCDDETSIGNPEGSFMKALQSRRKSNSPELTIEPEKAAADKDAISWSAFKNEQEDFSKESVVSALSYILPYFSDEYLEGAESALLQFINQLLSNLQGVDEPVGHLQNNVENTSLPPESSISAYKNKQGIISVLEDIIDAMPLRSKLLNPRFHPQISTKTLETAQLQENSPPDIQRIGRRLGPLKVVIKGPKGIRERRRRQMRKAGINGKQRAQLLAESTAEEKGITTPSPRAPEQPHVEQPPRETAGSSFNPESSFRGEQEAAVPSVQYLMGRPPASNTPKSLPEIKSKSKDLADSIFVLEAASAGMRNMKASEPTSHLRENYLFPESLRHAGHKILKDKMSRQFSNKGSHNSPMVVNKPPLTAVSLINSPSQEAFSSSELTFQKNNFPDLFSLLDPTLKLTTETQQEHDSVGTGLPSTSTAFPFPGSSTAGDHPEAQLNEQLRSLITDSDVRRLISRVCWTLKTGCSETHLKPACAKLIFQTGLLMKLLSEHQEAKEPRADWDTDQWETENYIHGSPEAQSEQEEQEFREFPKVLVHGYQIKVILALSVTGAVLVLITAFCLIKMCSRRRAALDEEERSGGFFPLPDKPSEERKNQKGFSWRRRLWLRNMYRTVSPPREKNLAQNVLEKDGGELSEVIIEKNVTSGSGEEGKGAKRKKPAQREPQPAPGHLQ encoded by the exons ATGCAGTTCTTACACACATT AAACCTCAGTCTTAATCCTCTGACAACTGTTGAAGATTCTTATTTTCTCAAATTGAgagcattaaaatattt AGACATGGGAAAAACCCAAGTGACACTTAAAACACTTGAGAGCATCGTCATGATGAGCCCCAAGTTAGAAAAACT GATTTTACCTAGCCGTATGGCCTGCTGCCTCTGCCAATTTAAAAGTAATATTGAGGTTTTCTACAATACAGTCAAGCTGCATTGTGACAGTGAATGTCTGACAAACATCGCATATTGTG ATGATGAAACATCTATAGGGAACCCAGAAGGGTCGTTCATGAAGGCATTACAATCCCGGAGGAAGAGTAACAGCCCTGAGCTGACTATCGAGCCAGAGAAGGCGGCCGCAGACAAAGATGCCATCAGTTGGTCAGCCTTCAAAAATGAGCAAGAAGACTTTAGCAAGGAAAGTGTTGTTAGTGCACTAAGCTACATATTACCTTATTTCTCTGATGAATATCTGGAAGGTGCAGAATCAGCACTATTACAATTCATTAATCAACTTCTTTCAAACCTACAAGGAGTAGATGAGCCTGTGGGGCATTTGCAAAACAACGTAGAGAACACTTCTCTTCCACCTGAATCCAGCATTTCAGCTTACAAAAATAAACAGGGAATAATCTCTGTTCTGGAAGATATCATAGATGCCATGCCTCTACGTTCCAAACTTCTGAATCCCAGATTTCACCCCCAAATCTCCACCAAAACGTTGGAAACTGCCCAATTACAAGAAAACAGCCCACCAGACATTCAGAGAAtagggaggaggctggggcctTTGAAGGTGGTCATCAAGGGCCCAAAGGGCATTCGGGAGAGGCGACGCAGACAAATGAGGAAGGCTGGCATCAACGGGAAGCAGAGGGCCCAGCTCCTTGCGGAGAGCACGGCCGAGGAAAAAGGCATCACGACCCCATCCCCAAGGGCGCCGGAGCAGCCTCACGTGGAGCAGCCCCCCAGGGAAACCGCAGGAAGCTCCTTCAACCCAGAGTCTTCATTCCGAGGGGAACAGGAGGCAGCCGTCCCTTCTGTCCAGTACTTGATGGGCAGGCCTCCTGCTTCCAATACTCCAAAATCTCTACCTGAGATTAAATCAAAATCGAAAGACCTAGCtgacagtatttttgttttagaagcTGCAAGTGCTGGAATGAGAAATATGAAGGCTTCTGAACCAAcctcacacttaagagaaaattACCTCTTTCCTGAATCTTTGCGGCATGCGGGTCACAAAATACTCAAGGACAAAATGAGTAGACAGTTCAGCAATAAAGGTTCACACAATAGCCCGATGGTTGTGAACAAGCCTCCACTCACTGCAGTGAGCCTTATAAACTCCCCTTCACAAGAGGCTTTTTCATCATCAGAACtgacttttcagaaaaataattttccagatttgttttctcttttggatCCAACTCTCAAACTGACCACGGAAACACAACAGGAACATGACAGTGTGGGCACTGGCTTACCCTCCACATCCACagccttccctttcccagggagctcAACTGCAGGTGACCACCCCGAAGCTCAGCTAAACGAGCAGCTGCGGTCCCTCATCACCGACAGTGATGTGAGAAGGCTCATTTCTCGTGTTTGCTGGACTTTGAAAACGGGCTGCTCGGAGACCCACCTGAAACCAGCCTGTGCCAAGCTCATCTTCCAAACTGGCCTCCTGATGAAGCTTCTCAGCGAGCATCAAGAAGCAAAGGAGCCCAGGGCAGACTGGGATACAGACCAGTGGGAAACAGAAAACTACATCCACGGGAGTCCAGAAGCCCAGAGTGAACAGGAAGAGCAGGAGTTCCGTGAG TTCCCAAAAGTTCTGGTGCATGGGTATCAAATCAAAGTCATCTTGGCATTGTCAGTGACAGGAGCAGTGCTGGTGTTGATTACAGCTTTCTGTCTCATTAAG aTGTGCTCCCGTAGAAGAGCAGCGCTGGATGAAGAAGAACGCTCAGG GGGCTTCTTTCCACTTCCTGATAAACCCTCAGAAGAGCGTAAGAATCAG aagGGCTTTTCCTGGAGAAGGCGGCTTTGGCTCCGGAATATGTACAGAACTGTCAGTCCCCCACGTGAGAAAAACCTGGCACAGAATGTACTTGAGAAGGATGGAGG GGAGCTCAGTGAAGTCATAATAGAGAAGAATGTGACGTCAGGGTCGggtgaggaaggaaagggagcGAAGCGCAAGAAACCAGCACAGAGGGAGCCCCAGCCTGCCCCGGGCCACCTACAATAA